One genomic window of Quercus robur chromosome 6, dhQueRobu3.1, whole genome shotgun sequence includes the following:
- the LOC126689224 gene encoding protein DMP2-like, with protein sequence MDASKSKQISQSSQTTIKDKTLSGLGNLIRLLPTGTVFLYQFLSPALSNNGHCTTTIYKYLTAILVAVSGFSCFFSSFTDSYVGDDGKTHYGIVTSKGLWTSEDSKIVDLSAYKLRFGDFVHGLFALTVFGVLVLLDQKTVGCFYPVSDSLEKTLLKVLPPAVGVVSSGLFMFFPNNRHGIGYPSSTDSSQVSKSGGSEVSLTKV encoded by the coding sequence ATGGATGCCTCAAAGTCCAAGCAAATCTCTCAGTCGTCTCAGACAACAATCAAAGACAAAACACTATCAGGGCTAGGCAACCTTATTAGGCTCCTCCCAACTGGTACAGTCTTCTTGTACCAATTCCTCAGCCCTGCCCTATCCAACAATGGCCACTGCACTACAACCATCTACAAGTACCTCACTGCCATTCTTGTCGCTGTGAGCGGCTTTTCTTGCTTCTTTTCTTCATTCACTGATAGTTACGTTGGAGATGATGGGAAAACTCACTATGGGATTGTAACATCGAAGGGCCTTTGGACCTCGGAAGACTCTAAGATCGTGGACTTATCGGCCTATAAGCTTCGGTTTGGGGACTTTGTTCATGGTCTTTTTGCACTGACTGTGTTTGGGGTTCTAGTGCTTTTGGACCAAAAAACTGTGGGTTGCTTCTATCCGGTGTCTGATTCGTTGGAGAAGACTTTGCTCAAGGTGCTTCCTCCAGCTGTTGGCGTGGTTTCTAGTGGGCTTTTCATGTTCTTCCCTAACAACCGCCATGGAATTGGATACCCTTCAAGTACTGACTCTTCACAGGTTTCCAAGTCTGGTGGTAGCGAAGTATCATTGACGAAAGTCTAA
- the LOC126689227 gene encoding uncharacterized protein LOC126689227: MVLKNIYNDQSSYLLSCLRRKLRHLYSKIRWLIWKRPRPKVVIKRLVKWNSKLQSKVQPGTKRSTIHINGKPGHFVPERPIRIATFNVAMFTLAPAVPKAAKPVSINHGENMFKSSMLNDFQAKSMNSHPKSILKQSPIRATLTSPERVSKQKKITRSKLKVSINLPDNEISLANTKLLSSVEDEQEESSSMTPKRVHSSGIPARSPVCFPSSMIISQSDDFLGSGRTILEVLKELDADILALQDVKAEEGKGMKPLSDLAAALGMNYVFAESWAPEYGNAVFSKWPIKRWKVQKIANDDDFRNLLKVTIELPWGGEFDFYCTQLDHLDENWRMKQMNAIIQSTDCPHILAGGLNSLNASDYSSERWTDIVKYYEKLGKPTPKVEVTRFLKGKGYADSQDFAGECESVVILAKGQNVQGTCKYGTRVDYILASSDSPYKFVPGTYSVISSKGTSDHHIVKVDIKKVRESAQEIAIRRGKKLNQRVVRITNLSSLRRIWRLKGFYYND; the protein is encoded by the exons ATGGTTCTTAAGAATATTTACAATGACCAATCATCTTACTTGTTAAGTTGCCTTAGAAGGAAACTCCGGCACCTCTACTCAAAGATACGGTGGTTGATATGGAAGCGGCCGAGGCCAAAAGTTGTCATCAAGAGGCTTGTAAAGTGGAACTCTAAACTTCAGTCTAAAGTACAACCAGGCACCAAAAGATCTACAATTCATATAAATGGCAAACCGGGTCATTTTGTACCTGAAAGGCCAATTAGAATTGCCACATTCAATGTTGCCATGTTCACCTTGGCACCTGCTGTACCAAAGGCTGCGAAACCAGTTAGCATCAATCACGGGGAGAATATGTTTAAGAGTTCCATGCTGAATGATTTTCAGGCTAAGTCTATGAATTCTCATCCCAAGAGTATCTTGAAGCAATCTCCTATACGTGCCACACTGACTAGTCCTGAACGTGTTTCTAAGCAGAAGAAGATCACAAGATCAAAGTTAAAGGTTTCTATTAATCTTCCTGATAATGAGATCTCATTAGCAAATACTAAGTTGCTTAGTTCTGTGGAAGATGAGCAAGAGGAATCATCCAGCATGACTCCAAAAAGAGTCCACAGTAGTGGGATTCCAGCGAGGTCTCCTGTGTGCTTTCCTTCTAGTATGATTATTAGTCAGAGTGATGACTTCCTGGGAAGTGGTAGGACCATCCTGGAAGTACTCAAAGAGTTGGATGCTGATATATTGGCTCTGCAAGATGTGAAGGCAGAGGAAGGGAAAGGCATGAAACCTCTTTCTGATTTGGCAGCTGCCTTGGGTATGAATTATGTGTTTGCTGAGAGCTGGGCTCCAGAGTATGGTAATGCTGTCTTCTCCAAATGGCCAATTAAGAGGTGGAAAGTTCAGAAAATTGCTAACGATGATGATTTCAG GAACTTGCTAAAGGTCACAATTGAATTGCCATGGGGTGGAGAATTTGACTTCTATTGCACCCAGCTTGACCATTTAGATGAGAATTGGAGGATGAAGCAGATGAACGCAATAATTCAATCAACTGATTGTCCGCACATATTGGCAGGTGGTCTTAATTCTCTCAATGCATCAGATTACTCATCAGAAAGATGGACAGATATTGTCAAG TATTATGAGAAGTTAGGAAAGCCTACTCCAAAGGTAGAGGTGACGAGGTTTTTGAAGGGAAAAGGGTACGCAGATTCACAGGACTTTGCAGGGGAATGTGAGTCAGTGGTCATCCTGGCCAAAGGCCAAA ATGTGCAGGGTACATGCAAGTATGGAACTCGAGTGGACTacattttggcatcatcagatTCACCATACAAGTTTGTTCCCGGCACATACTCAGTCATTTCATCCAAAGGTACCTCTGACCACCACATAGTTAAGGTTGACATAAAGAAAGTACGCGAGAGTGCTCAAGAAATTGCCATCAGACGAGGGAAGAAGCTAAATCAAAGGGTTGTGAGAATCACAAACCTCTCTTCTTTAAGACGCATTTGGCGATTAAAGGGTTTCTATTACAATGATTAA